The DNA window AATCAGGCGCAGTATATCTGCAAACAATGCTTCATCTGGCAAAAAACGTGCGTACGATCGAATTGAAACAGGCTTGTTATGCAGGTACTTTTGCTTTAATGACTGCCTTTGATTATGTTAGCCTGCATCCAAATGAACGTGTGCTGGTTGTTGCGACCGATGTTGCTCGTTACGGTTTAAAAAGCGCAGGAGAGGTCACTCAAGGAGCTGGCGCGGTTGCCATGATCGTGAGTTCAGATCCAAAACTGGCTGGCTACAATCATGATTCGGTTTTTCAATCACAGGATTTGATGGATTTTTGGCGGCCATTAGATGAAACAGATGCTATTGTATCGGGGAAATTTAGTCAAGAAGCTTACGAGACTTTTTTTGCGAATGCTTGGCAAGATTATATCCGACGGACAGGTCGTCGAATCGCTGATTTTAAGGCTTTTGTTTTTCATCTGCCTTTTACGAAAATGGGGAAGAAAGCACTTGATCAGATAATCGATCAAGCTGATGGTCAACAACAACAAAACTTGGAACGAAATCGTTTGGCTGGCCAAATTTATGGCCGTCAGGTTGGCAATATTTACACTGGATCTTTGTATTTAAGCTTAATTTCGCTGTTAGACCATGGTGATGTTCAAGCTGGAGACCTGATTGCCATGTTTTCATATGGCAGTGGTGCAGAGGGCGAACTTTATTCATTAACTTTAATGGAAAATTATCAGCAAGCAATCAAAAGCCATGTTCAAAAAGATCTCAATGCGCGGCAGCGGCTTTCTGTTCTGGAATATGAAAAACTGTTCAAGCTTTTTCCAAAAAGCAGTGACGACCAGTCTTTAATGAATGAATATGACAAAAGTCTATTTCAATTGGCTGAAATTAAAAATCATCAACGAATTTACAAAGCGGCAGTATCTAAACTTTTGATAAAATAACTTCGAGGTGAGTATGGCAAAAAAAATATATTTGGCGAGTCCTTTTTTCAACGATGAACAAGTGACACGTATTGAGAAAATTGAGAAAGCGCTCGAAAACAATCCGACGATTGCTGAGTATTTTAATCCACGATTTCATCAGCATGAGGACTTTAAGTTTGGTAGTCCTGAGTGGCAGGATGTTACTTACCATGGTGACCTAGCTGCAGTTGAAGCGGCTGATGCGATCGTTGCGCTCGTCGATTTCGAAGGATCAAATGTTGATTCTGGCACTGCCATGGAAATTGGTTACGCAGTTAAAAAAGGCACACCAGTTATTATTTTTCAAGAAAAGAAATCAATGCTGAACTTAATGCTCTCGGTTCCTGTGCATGCTTATTTTGTGGAAGCTGAGGAACTTGAGCATTACGATTTTGATGCAATGAAAAAGGTCCCTTATACGGGACCAGTTATCTAAAACAGGTATTTTAATAAATAGAATTTCGATAAAGACCAACGACTTTACCCAGAATAGCGACATTTTGAACAATAATTGGCGGCATAGTGTCATTTTCTGGTTGCAAACGATAATGGCCTGTTTCTTTAAAGAAACGCTTAACAGTTGCCTCGGCTTCACCGTTGCCGAAATCACTGGTCATCGCTACGACGATATCGCCATTATCTGCATAATCTTGTTTACGTACAAAAACCATATCACCGTCAAGAATGCCAATATTGATCATTGATGTTCCAGAAACACGCAAAACGAATAAATCGCCATCAAAGCGCTCGAGATCTGTTGGCAGCGGTAAAAACTCAGTAGCAGCTTGTTCGACAGCTAGTATCGGCATACCAGCAGTAACCAGACCGATAATAGGTACTTTACCGGGAGTTTCAGGCACACCCAATGCGCGCAGACCTTTGTCTGTAATTTCGATCGCTCTGGGTTTGGTCGGATCTTTATGCAGCATGCCGTGTTTTTCTAAACGATCAATATGCCCATGAACCGTTGAAGTAGAGGACAAGCCAACAGCTTCACCTATTTCTCTAACTGTCGGTGGATAACCTTTTTCGTTTTGTTTATCATAAATAAAACGAAGAATTCCGAGCTGTTTTGTCTCTGCCATGAAATAATGCCTTTCTACTAACTTATTGCTATATGCAATTATAGCTGAAAAAGCTCATCAAAACAAACACATGTTCGTGAAATTTAATAAAAACGCAAAATTTTGTATAATACAAGAAGGAGAATTTGATGGCCGATAATTCACGATCAGAACAAGAACACAAAGAAGCAAAGTTTATCGTTGATGAAGATGAACAGGCGGCAAATCAAGCGCTGCGGGCGCGAATCAATGAGCTGGCTGCAAAACAAAAATCATTAAAGGGACTAAACGAAGCCGAAAAACTAGAACAAAAACAGTTACGACAACAGTTTTTGGCAAATTTTCGTAAAACTTTTAAGTCACAGGTTGAAATGCTGCAGGTTTTCGATGAGAATGGAAAGGAAGTTACTCCTAAAAAGGTAATTGATGTTCAAAAAAAGAAAGGACTACGTTAAATAATGAACTGGATATGGTTTGTCTTAATTGGTTTGGTTATCGGTTTAGCCGCTGGTATGTTGATTTCCCGTTTTACATTGAAGAGCTATCTAAGGAAAAATCCACCTATCAACGAACAAATGCTTAAACAGATCGGTGCTTCTATGGGCCGAAATTTAAGTCAGAAACAAATTAACCAAATGATGGCACAGATGAAAAAAAATTCTTAAAAAAAAAGACCTTTGGAGGTCTGTTTTTATTTGTCTAAGTTTTCTTTTTCTGGATGCTGGTCAACATATTTCCAGTCTTTATTAATTTTTTTATCTAATTCTGCAAAAGCCTTCTGCATTTGAAGGATGACCCGCTCTTTGTCCGCGTGACGATCTACGGTTATTGCTGGTCCGATAGCAACACTGGTTGATCCACGTTTGAAAAGTCCCTTAAACTGTAGCGGTCCCTGGTATACAACTGGCAGAAGACTTTTCCCGGACATTTTGGCAATCACAATCGCCCCGCCTTCTAGCTGAGATGAATGTCTGGATCCTGAAGGGAAGATCATAAAACTTCGTGATCCTGTTTTTAATTCTTGAACTGGTATTCTGATAGCTGAGGGTCCAGCGTGTTCTCGATCAACGGAAAAAGCACCTAAGCTGCTGATGAACCAACCTAGAAATTTGTTTTTAAACAGTTCCTTTTTCGCCATAAAAATAAACCTCATCGGCCACATCACGATTGCAAACCAAACTGGATCCCACCAAGTTCGATGAGGTGCAACTAAAATGAACTTCTCATTTTTTGGAATATTTTCTTTACCGTAGACATTGATTTTGCCGTTAATTAACCAAATAATCGCCCGAACAATTACTGAAATTAGTCTATACATGACTATCATTATATAAAAATGCAAAAAATCATACTCGCTCAAGACGAAAAAATTGAAGAAATTAGTCAAAATTTCGGTATTATCCAAAGTGACTCTCTGCCAAAATTCGGTGTAGACGCGTTTTTATTGGCTGATTTCGCTGATAAATCACTGTCCGCTACACAAATAGTGGCTGATTTCGGATCCGGCACAGGTGCGATCGGTCTTTTATATGCATTGAAAACTTTTGGCAAAATTTTTTTAATCGAGAAAGATGAAAAATTGTCGCGTATGGCAGCTAAATCAATTCAATTAGACAACTTATCAAACAGAGTTCAGAGTATCAATCGTGATGTCAATCAACTTGAAGACACTTTCGCTATCAATTCTTTGGACACGATCGTTGCCAATCCGCCTTATTTTGACTCGGTTAATTATGCTCAAAAAAACACATCAGAACGGCGAACTTTAGCCCGTCATGAAGAAAGTTTTAACTTACAGGTTTTGGTTGATCAAAGCCAAAAATATTTAAAATCTAAGGGAAAACTTTATTTTATTTACCGGGCTGAGAGAATTGCTGAGGTCATTAGTGTCCTTCAAGCTAGCCATTTTGGAATTACTAAAATTCGTTTCGTGTATGGCAAAAAAAATCATGAAGCTAAGCTTGTCTTAATCAAAGCTAATAAACAGGGCAGCAACGATAAGATCAAAGTCGACAAGCCATTGGCAATTTTCAATGAAAAAGATCAATATACGAATGAAATGAAAGATGTTCTGCATAGGCGGCCATATTTCTTTTATGTGATTCAAACAGCAGATAATTATTTGTATGCAGGAACGAGTGACGATGTTGATCGCCGTTTTGCTACCCATCAAGCTAAAAAAGGCGCTAAATTTACAAAAGCGGCAATTCATCATCCTTTAAAACTTGTTTATCGTCAGGAATTCTCGAATAAAGGAGAGGCACTCAGTTTTGAAATAAAATTTAAAAAATTCAGTCGAGCGGACAAAGAAAAATATATCAACTTGTAATCAATAGCCCTTTCAGGTAAAATATTAAACGGCATTCGCCAATACACAGCATAAAGTGGATGTTCTGCCCGTTGCTCGTTTGAGTCGGCAGGACGCTTGAAGCTTTTGCGAGGACAAAAACATTAGGAGGCCTAGAATGGCTGCAATTTCAATGAAAGAACTTTTGGAGGCCGGCGCGCACTTTGGTCATCAGACCCGTCGCTGGGATCCACGAATGGATGAGTACATCTTTACATCTCGTAATGGTATTCATATCATCGATTTACAAAAAACTTTACGTATGGCGGACGATGCCTATAACTGGGTAAAAGGCGAGGCCGCTGATGGTGCTAATTTCTTGTTTGTTGGTACAAAAAAACAAGCAACTGAAGCAATCGAAGAAGAGGCTAAAAGAGCTGGTGTAGCTTATGTAAGCCATCGCTGGCTTGGTGGTACTTTAACTAACTGGAATACAATTAAGACACGTATTAACAAGTTAAAGGAACTTCGTGCTGCTGAAGAAGATGGCAGTTTTGATAAACTGCCTAAAAAAGAAGCATCGCAACTCGGTAAACAAAAAGCAAAGTTGGAAAAGTTCCTTGGTGGAATTGCAGACATGGAAGATATTCCTGATGTGATGTTCGTTGTTGACCCTAAGACAGAAGAAATTGCTGTTAAAGAAGCACGTACTTTAAATATTCCGGTCGTGGCCATGATCGATACTAATGGCAACCCCGATTTGGTTGATGTTAAAATTCCTGCGAATGATGACGCGATCCGAGCGGTTAAATTAATCACGTCTAAGATTGCAGATGCGATTATTGAGGGTCGTCAAGGCCAAGATGCAGGTGAGGATTCTGCTGAAGATACCTTTGCTAATGCTGACAACGGCCAAGGTGATTTTCAACAAACTTCGGATACAGAAAATAAAGTAACATCAAACGACTAAAAATAATATCGCCTATTTAGGCGATTTTTTGTGAGGTAAAGAATAAATGGCAAAAATTACTGCTGCACTAGTTAAAGAATTGCGCGACAAAACAAGCGCAGGTATCATGGATGCAAAAAAAGCCTTAGTTGAGGCTGATGGAGACATGACCAAAGCAATCGACGTTTTAAAAGAACGCGGCGTTGCAAAGGCTGCTAAAAAGGCAGATCGCGTTGCAGCCGAAGGAATGACTGATGTCCTTGAAGATGGCAATCGTGCTGTGATCATTGAATTGAATTCTGAAACTGATTTTGTTGCGACCAACGAACAGTTTTTGGATTTGCTCCATTTAACTGCCAAAGTTATTTTAGCCAACAAGCCAGCTGATTTGAAAGCAGCTCTAGCTCTAACGATTGATGGCGGTACGTTGAACGATACGATCGTACAGACTTCTGCTCACACTGGTGAAAAAATTACACTCCGTCGTTTCGCTATTGTTGAAAAGACAGATAGTCAAGTTTTTGGCAGTTATTCGCACATGGGCGGCCAGATTTCTGTCATTACATTGCTGAACGGCAGTGACCAGTCTGTAGCCAAAGACGTTGCTATGCATATCGCAGCCATTGCACCGAAATATCTGAGTCGTGCAGATGTTCCTGCAGAAATTGTTGAACACGAAAAAGAAACCCAATTAAAAGCTGATGATATTGCTAATAAACCCGATAATATCAAGGAAAAGATTGTTGAAGGCCGTTTAGGAAAATTCTTGGATGAATTAGCTTTATTAAACCAACCATTTGTTAAAGGCGATGGCGAATCAGTTGCGGAATATCTCAAAACAAAGGATGCAACGATTCAGTCTTTTGTTCGCTATCAAGTTGGTGAGGGTATTGAGAAACAAGAAAGTAATTTAGCTGAAGAAGTTGCTAAGCAGATCAACGGTTAAACCATGGCTGAAGCTCAGTTTCATCGTATTTTATTAAAGCTGTCAGGCGAAGCCTTGGCCGGTTCAGCTGGTACAGGCATTGATTTGCCGACTGTCCGTAGAGTGGCTACTGAATTAGCAGATATTAAAAAAACTTATCCGCAGGTGCAAATTGCCATCGTAAATGGCGGCGGCAATCTTTGGCGCGGCGAATCAGCAGCAAAAGCCGGCATGGATCGTGCTAGAGCTGATTATATCGGCATGCTCGGTACTGTTATGAATGCCTTATCGTTAGCAGATGCATTGGAACAAGCCGGCGTTGTCACACGCGTTTTGACTGCTATTGAAATGCGCCAGATTGCTGAACCTTACATTAGGGGCCGAGCAATTCGTCATCTTGAAAAGGGCCGAATTGTAATTTTTGGTGCTGGTACTGGATCGCCTTATTTTTCCACCGACACAACGGCTGCGCTCCGGGCAGCTGAAATCGATGCTGATGCAATTTTGATGGGTAAAAATGGTGTTGATGGTGTATATGATTCGGATCCGCGAAAAAATGTTGAGGCAACAAAATTTTCAGAATTAACATACGATGAGGTTCTACAGAAGAATTTGAAAGTTATGGATTCAACTGCTGGTGCAATGGCCAAAGATACCCACATGCCGTTAGTTGTTTTCAATTTAAATGAAACCGGCAATATTAAAAAGGCGATTGAGGGTCAAGATATCGGCACGGTGATTAAGGGAGCAAGATGACAATTAATCTAAAAGAAGTCAAAGAACGCATGAGTAAAGTGAGCAAAGCGCTACAGAATGATTTAACCAACATTCGAGCTGGGCGTGCTAATCCAAGCATTTTGAATAAGGTACAAGTTGAATATTATGGTGCACCAACGCCTTTAAACCAGTTGGCAAGTATTCAAGTTCCAGAAGCTCGTGTTCTATTGATCGCACCTTATGATAAAACGTCTTTAAAAGCTATCGAACAAGCGATCTTTGCTAGTGATTTAGGGTTGACACCACAAAACGATGGTGTTGCAATCCGCTTAATTATTCCTCTTCTCACTGAAGACAGCCGTAAGGAACTAGTTAAACAAGTTAAAGCTGAAGCTGAGAAAGCCAAAGTCGCGGCTAGAAATACCCGCCATGATTTTATGGCTGATTTAAAAAAAGATAAAGACGTTCCAGAAGATTTACGACATAAAACTGAGGACGATATTCAAAAAGCAACCGATGATGAGATCAAAGAACTCGATCAAATTGCAGTAAACAAAGAAAAAGAATTAATGGAGATTTGATGGCATTATTCAAGATGACCAAAACAAAAGATAGCAATAAAGTAGAAGTCATCTTGCCCGAACATGTTGCAATCATTATGGATGGTAATGGCCGTTGGGCTAAGCGTCAGCATAAACCGAGAATTTTTGGCCACAAAGCTGGTGTCCAAACTGTTAAAACAATCACACTTGCAGCGAATAATTTTGGCGTTAAAATATTAACTCTTTTTGCTTTTTCAACTGAAAATTGGGGCCGACCAAGTGATGAAGTCAATTATTTGATGAAACTGCCGATTGATTTTTTCAATACTTTTGTCCCTGAACTAATTGAAAATAATATTAAAGTGGAGGCAATCGGCGAATTAGATGGTTTGCCTGAAGCAACTCGAAGAGCCGTCTATAATGCTATCAATGATACGTGCGATAATACCGGGATGATTTTGAATTTTGCCATGAATTATGGCAGTCGCACGGAGATCATTGACGCGACAAAATCAATCGTTGACCAAGTTTTAAAGGGCAAAATTAAGACGGATGAAATTGACGAACAACTGATTAGTGCAAATTTATCAACGAATTCGTTGGGTGATCATGCGGACCCAGATTTGATTATCAGAACTTCCGGAGAACAAAGAATCAGTAATTTTTTGTTGTGGCAAGCTGCTTACTCTGAGTTCTATTTTTCTGACAAGCTGTGGCCTGATTATACTGCTGAAGATTTTGAAGAAGCTTTGGCGGCCTATGGAAATCGTGACCGTCGTTTTGGTAACATTAAGGAATCATGAAAACACGAGTAATTACAGGCGTTGTTGCCTTACTAATTTTTGTTCCTTTTGTCGTCAAGGGCGGCATTCCGCTGACCATTTTAATGACCTTGCTTGGCATGATAGCTGTTGGCGAACTTTTATTTATGAAAAAGCGGCTATTAGTGAGTTTTGAAGCGGTCATTTCGTTTATAGCTGTGACCATTACGATCTTACCTAATAGTTTTTGGATTGCCTTACCTTCGCCAACTTTTTTCAATCAGCATACGTTAATTTATTTTTTTATTTTGCTAATACTTTTAACAACTGTGTTATCAAATAATAAATTGACTTTCGATGATGCCGGTTCGCTTGTTTTGAGTGTTTTATATATAGGTTTTGGTTTTCACTTTTTCTTACAAGCCCGTTCGGAAAATTGGCAGGCTTTTGTTTTTGGTCTGATCATTGTTTGGCTGACTGATAGCTTTGCATACATAATTGGCCGCAAGTTTGGTAAACATAAATTAATTCCTAAGATAAGCCCAAATAAGACTTGGGAAGGTTCGATCGGCGGCAGCTTGGTTGCTTCGATAGTTGGCATTATTTTTGCGCTTTATAGCAATTTTGCGCCAAATTTCGATTTAGTCGAAATCATTTTGGTCACGATTTTTCTTTCAATTATTGGACAATTTGGTGATTTGGTTGAATCTGCTTTAAAACGTTTTTACGGAGTGAAGGATTCAGGCAATATTCTGCCAGGGCACGGCGGTATTCTAGATCGTTTTGATTCAATGCTGCTCGTCATGCCCATGATTATTTTGCTGGGGTTAGCCTAAATGAATTTAACATCTATCGTTGCTTTTATTGTCGTCTTCGGTGTGATCATAACTATTCATGAATTTGGTCATTTTTTTGCTGCAAAAAAATTTGGCGTAGTTGTTTATGAGTTTTCGATTGGTATGGGACCTAAAATTTTTGGTAAAAATAAAAATGGCACGAACTACGTACTTCGGCTTTTACCGGTTGGTGGCTACGTTTTGATGGCTGGTGCGGATCAGGACAACGAATACTTAAATGATCTGCGTCCTGGAAAAGTCGTTAAAATTAAATTCTCTGATGACAAAACAGTCAATTTTATTGATATTTCGGATGATAATGATGATGTTAGCGAACAGGTTCTACGAATTACGGCTATTGATTTGAGCAATAAATTGATGATTTCGGGCATAAGCGACCAGAATACTGGTGACGAGGTCAGCTATCAATTATCAACAAAAACGCAAATTAGAGTTGAGAAAGATAGAATTATTCAAATTGCACCAAGAGAGCGTCAATTGACACATATCGCCATTTGGAAACAAGCAATTGTTAACTTTGCTGGTCCTTTCATGAATTTCGTTTTAGCCATTGTTCTGTTTATTGGTATTGCTTTTGCATTTGCAAAAGTTCCTGTATCGAATTCCCAGATTTCACCAATTGCGCATTATCCAGCGGCTCAGCAGGGCCTGAAAAAAGGTGATCTGATCACGAAAATCAATTCCACGAAGGTTTCGAATTGGAACCAATTAACTAGTGCTATTTCGCAGCAAAAAGGGCAAACGGTCAAGGTGACTTATAGGCGGCAACACAAGACGAAAGTGATCAGAATTAAACCAAAAAAAATAGTTGAATCTGGTCAGACACGTTATTTGATTGGCGTCGAACAATATACAACTAGTGGTTTCTCAAATCGCATTCGTTATGCCTATTCAACATTTATCAATGGTGCCAGTTCGATTTGGCTGGCTTTAGGGCATTTAATCGTTCATCCGAGTCTAAACCAGCTTGGTGGTCCTGTTGAAATTGCTAAGACAACAAGTACGGCAGCCTCCGATGGTTTTCTCAGTTTGGTTAATTTAACAGCTTTTCTCAGTTTGAATATCGGTATTTTTAATCTCATTCCAATTCCAGTCCTAGATGGCGGTAAACTTTTATTAAATTTGATTCAAGCCATAAGGCACAAACCTTTGTCTGACAAAATTAACCAATCTGTTACGATTGCCGGCGCTGTTTTTATGATTTTATTAATGATCGCAGTTACGATTAATGATTTATTGAGGTGAAAGATGAAACAATCCAAATTATTTATTCCAACAGAAAAGGAAGTGCCGGCTGAAGCTCAGGTTAAGAGCCATATTTTTATGCTGAGAGGCGGTTTTGTGAGACAAGTTGCAGGCGGTATCTATGCTTATTTGCCTCTAGCAGATAGAATTATTAATAAAATCGAGACAATTATCAGACAGGAAATGGCTGAAATAAGTGCCAATGAAATGCTGATGCCAGAAATAATTCCTGCTGAACTGTGGAAAGAATCTGGTCGTTTTTATACTTATGGCCCGCAGATGTATCAATTAAAAGATCGGCATGATCGTGATTTCATCATGGCGCCAACGCATGAAGAAACTTTTACGAGAATTATTTCCGATGAAATAAAATCTTACAAGAAATTGCCCTTGATCGTTTATCAGATTCAACAAAAATTTCGTGATGAATTGCGTCCAAAAAACGGTTTGCTTCGCGGCCGTGAATTCATTATGAAAGATGCTTATTCTTTTTCTGCTGACTCAAAGGGGCTTGACGATGCTTACGATGCTATGGAATCGGCTTATAAAAAGATTTTCGATCGAGTTGGTTTAAATTTTCGTGAAATTATCGCCGATGCAGGCGCAATGGGTGGCAAGGCTTCGGCAGAATTTCAAGCGATCGCAGCGACAGGTGAAGATATTATTGCCTACTCCGATCAAGGAAATTATGCAGCGAATATCGAAATGGCTGAGGAGTTTTTTGAAAAGAAAGTACCTGTGGAAACGGCTGAGAAAATGGTTCTAGTTGATACGCCAAATACCAAAACAGCACAAGATGATGCCGATTATTTAAAAGTAGCCTTACATAAAATTGCAAAGTGTATTGTTTTTAAAGCTGATAACCAATTGGTGACTGTTCTATTGCCAGGTGATTATGAAGTGAATGAAACGAAAGTTAAAAATTTTTTGCATGCTGACAAGTTAATTGAAGCTGATGCACTGACTGTGTTTGATCGATTTTCAGCACATTTTGGTTCTTTAGGACCGATTGGTTTAGATCAGGACAAGATCAAAATCTTGGCTGATCGTACACTTGAAAATGAGTCAAATTGGTTCGTTGGTGCTAATCAAGATGGTAAACATTTTGCCAATTTTAATTTAGATCGTGACCTAAGTAATTTTGAAATTGGTGATTTCCTGACAGCTAAAGAAGGAGCCGTTTCTCCTGATGGACAAGGCAAATTAGTCTTTACAAAAGGAATTGAAATTGGTCATATTTTCAAACTTGGTACTTTCTATAGCAGCAAAATGGGTGGCCAAATCCAAAATGAAAAAGGTAAGCTTACTGATATTATCATGGGTTCTTATGGTATCGGTATTTCTCGATTACTATCCGCGATTGCAGAACAGTCAAACGATGAAAATGGTTTTATCTGGCCAAAATCAGTAGCACCTTTTGATATTCATTTGATCACGATGAATACAAAAGATCAGCTTCAAAATGAACTGACCGAAGAGATAGAAACAAAATTGAAAACAGCTGGATTCGATGTCCTTGTTGATGATCGCAAGGAACGTCCGGGCGTTAAATTTGCTGATTCGGATTTAATTGGTATCCCGCTTCGTATCGTGGTTGGCCGTTCTGCAGCGGAGCGAAAATTAGAAATGAAAGCTAGAAATGAAAGCGAAACAACAGATATTTCTGCTGATGATGTTGTTTCATACGCCAAAGATAAATTCAATGAACTAAAATAACTTTAATGTCTGAAAATCAATCTAAACTACAAATTTTGCTGAAACAAATTGGCCATGGCCAAGATGACCTAATCGATCAACTGCGGGGAGCTGTACTAAACGATGTTCAAGTATTTCCGGAACAACGTAAATGGCTTTTTGAGCTTAGCAGTGATGTTTTTTTGGACACGACTTCTTTAGCACGTTTTATTTTAGATGCCAAAGCAATTTTTTCCAAAGAAAATATTCATTCTGAATTTCGTTTTAAAATTGAAAAAAAAGCCACAACTGTCCAGCTAAACGATTATTGGAATCTTGTTTTGGCGCTCATTGCTCACAACACACCCTACACTAATGAAATTTCTAGAGGGATTGAATTTGTGAACACAGGCGAACAGCTCGAGGCTTTATTAATGACTCAGGCCGGTA is part of the Oenococcus sicerae genome and encodes:
- the rseP gene encoding RIP metalloprotease RseP — translated: MNLTSIVAFIVVFGVIITIHEFGHFFAAKKFGVVVYEFSIGMGPKIFGKNKNGTNYVLRLLPVGGYVLMAGADQDNEYLNDLRPGKVVKIKFSDDKTVNFIDISDDNDDVSEQVLRITAIDLSNKLMISGISDQNTGDEVSYQLSTKTQIRVEKDRIIQIAPRERQLTHIAIWKQAIVNFAGPFMNFVLAIVLFIGIAFAFAKVPVSNSQISPIAHYPAAQQGLKKGDLITKINSTKVSNWNQLTSAISQQKGQTVKVTYRRQHKTKVIRIKPKKIVESGQTRYLIGVEQYTTSGFSNRIRYAYSTFINGASSIWLALGHLIVHPSLNQLGGPVEIAKTTSTAASDGFLSLVNLTAFLSLNIGIFNLIPIPVLDGGKLLLNLIQAIRHKPLSDKINQSVTIAGAVFMILLMIAVTINDLLR
- a CDS encoding phosphatidate cytidylyltransferase, whose product is MKTRVITGVVALLIFVPFVVKGGIPLTILMTLLGMIAVGELLFMKKRLLVSFEAVISFIAVTITILPNSFWIALPSPTFFNQHTLIYFFILLILLTTVLSNNKLTFDDAGSLVLSVLYIGFGFHFFLQARSENWQAFVFGLIIVWLTDSFAYIIGRKFGKHKLIPKISPNKTWEGSIGGSLVASIVGIIFALYSNFAPNFDLVEIILVTIFLSIIGQFGDLVESALKRFYGVKDSGNILPGHGGILDRFDSMLLVMPMIILLGLA
- a CDS encoding proline--tRNA ligase, with translation MKQSKLFIPTEKEVPAEAQVKSHIFMLRGGFVRQVAGGIYAYLPLADRIINKIETIIRQEMAEISANEMLMPEIIPAELWKESGRFYTYGPQMYQLKDRHDRDFIMAPTHEETFTRIISDEIKSYKKLPLIVYQIQQKFRDELRPKNGLLRGREFIMKDAYSFSADSKGLDDAYDAMESAYKKIFDRVGLNFREIIADAGAMGGKASAEFQAIAATGEDIIAYSDQGNYAANIEMAEEFFEKKVPVETAEKMVLVDTPNTKTAQDDADYLKVALHKIAKCIVFKADNQLVTVLLPGDYEVNETKVKNFLHADKLIEADALTVFDRFSAHFGSLGPIGLDQDKIKILADRTLENESNWFVGANQDGKHFANFNLDRDLSNFEIGDFLTAKEGAVSPDGQGKLVFTKGIEIGHIFKLGTFYSSKMGGQIQNEKGKLTDIIMGSYGIGISRLLSAIAEQSNDENGFIWPKSVAPFDIHLITMNTKDQLQNELTEEIETKLKTAGFDVLVDDRKERPGVKFADSDLIGIPLRIVVGRSAAERKLEMKARNESETTDISADDVVSYAKDKFNELK